From Apium graveolens cultivar Ventura chromosome 9, ASM990537v1, whole genome shotgun sequence, the proteins below share one genomic window:
- the LOC141685747 gene encoding uncharacterized protein LOC141685747 has protein sequence MSSQKVGSIKVPKFDKENYNLWKKKMILYLKAANPDYMEILNDGPHIPEMVDPDNEQRTIPKPKSDWTVKEKEFVALDDSLQLILIDAMGSDMCHQILVCESGKHMWDTIELLMEGTEDVRENRLDMLTTQYEAFRSLPGEGVTLFYERLNRLLNKMSLHGKKYAQHEINIKFLLTLPSHLDNKVETVRERVDFKTMKLKRCMEE, from the coding sequence atGAGTTCTCAAAAAGTTGGAAGTATTAAGGTACCAAAGTTTGACAAAGAAAATTACAatctatggaagaaaaagatgattctCTATCTCAAGGCTGCGAACCCTGATTACATGGAAATTCTGAATGACGGCCCACACATACCTGAAATGGTTGATCCTGATAATGAACAACGTACCATTCCTAAACCAAAATCTGACTGGACTGTAAAGGAAAAGGAATTTGTTGCCCTAGATGACAGTCTACAGCTGATATTGATAGATGCCATGGGCTCTGACATGTGTCACCAAATTCTTGTTTGTGAAAGTGGCAAACACATGTGGGATACAATTGAACTATTAATGGAAGGTACTGAAGATGTGAGAGAGAATCGCCTAGACATGTTAACTACTCAATATGAAGCCTTCAGGTCTCTCCCGGGTGAAGGTGTAACCTTATTTTATGAAAGACTGAATAGGTTGTTAAATAAAATGAGTCTTCATGGAAAGAAGTATGCACAACATGAAATCAACATAAAGTTTTTGTTGACACTCCCTTCACATCTGGACAACAAGGTAGAAACAGTTCGTGAACGAGTGGACTTCAAGACCATGAAACTGAAAAGGTGTATGGAAGAATGA